CTTTAAATTTATGACTAGCAGCAATAGTTTTAATTGGAACAATAGTAGTTTTACTTAAAATAAAAGGATGCCATTGTAAAATATGAGTTAAAGCTGAATCTGGTCCATAAGGAAAATTCGgatattggaaaaaaagattatCACCCCATATATCAATCATTGATTTCCCAATATaatcatttttcattaaaaatgaattagtttcaattttttgatttgattgagTTAATATAAATCGAATTGAATCAGCTCGAGCATTTTTATaagttttaataattccatCTGGTGGTATTAAAGGTAAATCTCTTaacattattgaatttaaaatttctGGTTTTAACATATAATCatgaatatttatattcataTTCATAATTAATCCATTTTCATCTAAATACCAAAACCATTTTGTTTTCGGAAAGGCAAACATAGCAGCTTTCATACAATAAACTCGAATCCATTTAGCTCGTTCTTTATCTTCTAAATATTGGAAATTATTAAGTATTGGTAAAAATTCTTCTGACCATCTTACATAAACTCCATAATTTTGTAAATGAGCATAATCTACTCgattttgaacaattttaGTCAATCCATCTaatgaatatttattaaaatcaacaGCAGTAACAATCACTAATTCTGGAtattttgaagaagaagaagaagaagaacctGATTTAGGtttaaaaacaattttatcttgatttttgaaataatttttaGCAGCATTTAATGGCAgattatcattttcttccttttctttagctttttgtaaattttcatGAGGATCATctaaaaaattcaatgatttaatcccagttttatcaattccattttctttatatGTATGTTCTATAAATAATTTCCTCGTGgttaattgttttaataatgGGGCATGTTCAATGGGGggataaatatatttggATGAAGTTTCTATAAGTTGAGTACTAGTTAATGGATGAGCTTGAggataatgaatttttgaaattgatttagaaaataaatatgaaaatggtgataaaaatgaattgaaaaaaatataccatataataaataatacaattaaTATTAGTGGTAATCGTTTCTTTCGATtaatttgatgaaatgtTGCAGGTAGTGGTAAAAATGACGTTGATGATGGGTTGTTTTTACCATATTTTGGTTTAAAAGTTCCAGATTTACCAACTCCAAACATGATTTGAAAGCCTGTTTATATTGAAGGGGTGGTGGTGGCTAGATGAAGtgtgaaacaaaaaataaaaataaaaataaaaataaaaaaaaggatcAGTGTGtgtaaaacaaaatcaaatatctTCAAGGATAAGATATTCctattggttgttgttgttgaagtcTATAATAGTAACCAAATTAGGAAAGGAAGATCAAAGCCActttgttgatgttgttgatgtggttgttgttgaatctAAAGAagtaaaatttttgatcaGTAGAAATTctataaaatttttttttccttcgTCATCGTTCGGTTCGttcattgtttttgtttacaCTTTTAcaaaagagagagagagagagaaatttctttataaaattagcaacacacacacacaggcacacacacacacaactaattaacaataacaataccCAGTCTACCCCCCCGCCCCccttttttaaattatttttttttttttggtctCCCAGTCCTACCTCGTGTTGGACGTATCCCAGTGGACCTACTCGTTCTAATCTGGCACACTGAATGGAGTGTTTTCTACCATCGGAAATTAATCTCCAACACATCTCAACACATCTCCATTCTCATGATTGGTTAttcactactactaatgaTACATTTTAttacatttttttctttaagCTTTTCATAAAACTATACgacatatatatatatatataagaCTACAATATTCACTTATCAAGCAAGGGACACTAGTAAAATCATTCTATTAAAAGTAACCTTCATTTTACTATTGATTGGTCACGGCACCATTTGCAGCAgtttctttattaattcTATCTTCAATCACTTGTAAAGCCACTTGTCTACGTCTTTCAGCTACTGATTTAGCAACATTCTTTTGAGTTTGA
This genomic stretch from Candida albicans SC5314 chromosome 1, complete sequence harbors:
- the MNN11 gene encoding alpha-1,6-mannosyltransferase (Ortholog(s) have alpha-1,2-galactosyltransferase activity, alpha-1,6-mannosyltransferase activity), coding for MFGVGKSGTFKPKYGKNNPSSTSFLPLPATFHQINRKKRLPLILIVLFIIWYIFFNSFLSPFSYLFSKSISKIHYPQAHPLTSTQLIETSSKYIYPPIEHAPLLKQLTTRKLFIEHTYKENGIDKTGIKSLNFLDDPHENLQKAKEKEENDNSPLNAAKNYFKNQDKIVFKPKSGSSSSSSSKYPELVIVTAVDFNKYSLDGLTKIVQNRVDYAHLQNYGVYVRWSEEFLPILNNFQYLEDKERAKWIRVYCMKAAMFAFPKTKWFWYLDENGLIMNMNINIHDYMLKPEILNSIMLRDLPLIPPDGIIKTYKNARADSIRFILTQSNQKIETNSFLMKNDYIGKSMIDIWGDNLFFQYPNFPYGPDSALTHILQWHPFILSKTTIVPIKTIAASHKFKDNGLPGNSIYEDGDFVAQWSDCNNPSECENILNIYYNKLKKTPKS